DNA from Eucalyptus grandis isolate ANBG69807.140 chromosome 5, ASM1654582v1, whole genome shotgun sequence:
TGGGTCTAGGGGTTTGAATTAAGAGAGGGGTGTTGTGTGTTACGGGAGTTCTGTCGTGGCCAGAGATTTGGGAAAGGAATTTGCTTGCTTAGGTTCGGATTGCGACGGCTAGGATCAATGTGAATTTGCTTGTGCAAGGTCAAAGGtattgaaatttcctttttgggAGTAAACATTTCGATGTGGGCTCGACAGTTCCGATCAGTCCTCGGGTGCGGAAGACTGGTAACTTCAATTGACAGCAAGCTCCTGTCGAAGGCCTTAAAATTGCTATCGCTCCTAGGCATTTGTGGCCTCAGCCGAGTGGGCTGCTGGGTAGTGACACCTTCAATGGTACTGATGGATGCACTGATGATATATTTAGGaactgctttttttttgggattttaaGGAAGTATGGAAGAGCTTTCGATGTCTTGGAATTGGTCGGGAATAGATCCTTCATGACAGTGGAGAATCCTGATTAGAGGAGGTAAAGTATTTTGGTGGACTATGATTGGTGTTTTAAGCGGTGCCGAGTCTAGTAATAGCAGGATTGTTTTCGCATTTCATAGTCACGAGAGAACTTTGGAGACTGCAATCTGCAATCCGTCCACCAGGGGAAATCCTCTTTCTCCAGTCTTTCTTGAGAGAAGGGGGGAAGAAAGCATCGGTTCCTGGTGCATTACCCAGAATGCTCTCGGACATATCATAATGTGTACTGTCGACGATAGATATGCTAAGAAATTGACGTTTATGAGGCTTACATGGAGTTAAGGCAAATTAATGACTGAACAGATGTACGGATGTGTGATACACTACTTATGCTTGTGGGTTGAAAGGGCTGGCGTGATgtttgaaattgattgctttGATTTACAAAAGGAATGCACACTGACCATTATTTCCTACCAAAGTGTCAGGGCTTTTGTTTTATAATTTGACAGTACTTATATGACGGACTTTCTTGCTATACACCAATGACTGCTTTTAGTTACTTCTTTCATTGCCTTCTCTAGACCTGGAAATGTCTGTATACATATTCCTATGATTGTTCCTTCTCAATTGTTGCCTGAGACATACCTTTGCAATATAAATCCTTTTTGTGTACGTTGATGATGCAGGTTTAGAAGAGTTCAGTCCTGACAAGAGCAAATGTCAGGAACATTTCTTTGTTTACAaagaatgcaagaaaaaagagGTATTGAACCTTGGCTTTTGATGTATATATGGATTACATGCCTATCAACTTCTTCCCCACCccgcccccccaaaaaaaaaaaaaaaaaaactcggaTATCTATATTCTATCTGAATGTTATCAAATAATTCATCTGGCGTATAGTCTTTTGATACAGTAGGCAAAGACTAAATAATTGCAGTGTCGTCATTCTGCTTGTGTTTATTATGATAGCCTTTGGTAACATTGTGCTGTGCCTTTGTTGCTTCAATAGAGGGAAGCTCGACTTGAACGTAACAGGAACCGGTCCTTCTTCTCATGAAGACTGTTTCAAGGACTTCGGTTTTGGTACATGAAGACAAGATGGCTGTTTCAAGATCGGAAGATTTGAGTGTTGTAAATTTGGGCACAATGTTTTAATAAAATCGGATCTTGAGTGCCTGACAGCTTGATTTGTGCGAATCAAGATTTGCAACCTGAGGAGCAACCTTGTTGGAGAAAACCAATGGAACACAGTTTCTGATGTTGTCTCGTACATATCTCTGGTCTAGCTAGTGCAGATGTAGGACATTGCGCCTGCCTAATCTGAAAAAAATTGCTGAATGTTGAATGTATATAGACTTATCCGAACCCACTCACCGAAGGGGTAATAAGAAAAGAATTGGAAGAAAACAAACGAGGCTTAGAACTTCTTGGTGGAATTGGAAATTTTGTTGCCAATTTCTTTTAATGATTAATTAGACTTCGAACAGAACACTAGATTTGCTGGGTGCATCTAATTCATCACTCTGTTTCAAAATTTAGCATGGAATGCTCTTTTATGCAGTCACCAAGAGGGTTCACAGAATTTGTTCATAATTTAACGATACTATCTAAAGGCACAGTTCGAGTTTTTCAGAGGAACTTTTCGGTGAATTAATGCCATCTTCGCAGTTTTTGTCAACTGGATATATAAATTTCGTAACATCAAATTTCCGATAGAGACCAATTCCGGGATATGTTTGCAAGTGACAAGGATActgttttcataaaaaaaactatgcTTTGAGATCTCTCAAACTTTCCTCATCTGGAGGATGACCCCATCTCCTGGTTCAATAACCAGCCTAAATGCTGGAGAATGGCTATAACTAGGTGAAAGCGAAAACGAGAACTTGGCGAGAATGAGCGACAAGATCACCTTCAATTCTGCCAGGGCAAAGTGCTGTCCTGCACAGGTCCGAGGTCCCGAACCAAAGGGCATGTATGCCTGAACAGAGTTACAGGCTCCAGAGATTCCTTGTGCAAATCGCTCGGCTGAAACTTCGCAGCATCGGTCCCCCATATTTCAGGAAGCTGGTGCAGAATGTGGATCGGAATTTGGATGTTCAAGCCTTGCGGAATCAGAAGTCCCTTAAACTCAATGTCCTCTAAGGCTTCTCTCACGTTGAACACCGCTGGCGGATAGAGTCGCAAAGTCTCGTGAATCACCATGCTTAGCTGCCAACAGTTGATAAAGACTGTTAGGAACTTGCAAATGAATTTGAAACACGCAtcagagggaaaaaaaggggaaaaatgaagaagcttAAAATGCTTACAGGAATGCCCATTCAGAAACGCATCAGGACTTTGGTTACATGAAAACCTACTATCCTAGTTTTATGCTTAGATTTTTTCTGAACAATATACCCACACCCTATAGTTTCAGGCAGCAAGTGTATGATAAACCAATGTGACTCACGGTTTTCATGCCTCGGAGCTTATTAGAATCCAGAACACCACAGCCCAAAATCTCGAGCACTTCGGCACGAACTCTTGCTTGCCAGTGAGGATGAGCAGCCAATAGCATCAGGCACCAGGATGCCGTGACAGCAGTGGTCTCGTGGCCAGCGAAGTATATGTTCTTGCAATTGTCGACGATGAATTGTTCGGCAGAGATATTTGGCGGTAGGCCCACATTGTTGGCACCCTCGAGTATCACTTGTAAGAGGTCCTTCTCATGTGAGGCCTGTGCTCGTTCTTTCACGGCCTCTAGTATCATCAACCGAATCTGTTTGTCTAACTTCCAAATTTCTCTGTTGATTTTGGTTGGCAGGTATCTGAGATGTTTATTGACAAAAGGGCTTAGACTGGGATATGCTGGCATGTACAGTGGATGAAAACGAACAAAGCCATGTAGATACAAGGTTCCAAAGACAAAACATGAACAGATTTTGAGCACATATGGTTGTGAAGTTGATCAGGAAAGTTCCCAGACAATGAGCAAAAATCATCTAATACTTTTTCTTTGATCTATAGTTAAATCACAGATACTTCAGAAAATGAAACTACGCTGATCTTTGTAGATACAAAACTTTGATTTCTCACTGAGTGAATTCATAATCACCCTTTATATGACATTTCAGTCTCTATTAGATCAACTCTGATAGAACTCTACCTCATTCCGGGTACTCCAATGCTTCCATGGGACATGACCCGTTGAAGTTCTCTGAGcttcaagaagatttccttCCCTCGGGAGTAACTGCTTCCAAAGCAAGCTCTGGAGATGATGTCTGCAGACAAGCTCCTTAAATCGTCATCGATTCTTATTTCCGCCGTGCCTCCACCACTTTCTATTCGGCTCTCCCAAGACCCCATCAGCAAGTTTGCTGAGTCGACCATGAGGCTCACCATGCCCTTGAAAAGCAATTATAAAGTAGATCAAGGTGAATGAGCGACTACTGATTGACGATTCATTAATCTATAGGGTTACTGTATATTTTAGCGTAGGatttccataaaatttgaaaagcaaCATTTTTGTATCAGCTTCATATATATCTTGAGAAGTTTTTTCCTGACTATAAACTATCACTGTCTGCCGTATTGTGGCACATAACTTCTCCTTCACATTGTCACGGTGAAGCATCAATACATCATAGAAACAATCATGAGCTTTCGTATTATATTTAAAGATCCCACAGATCACTAATAAATGTATGCTATTCCTATTGCTGCTACTTTGCAGTTGCAGAAATGTTATGCAAGTGTACATACATCTACCATTTCACTCAATTCCAGGTTCATCTGTAAGGATAAAAAAAGAGCAATGTATAGGAAGAATCACCTTAACCTTATCAAGATACAGCTCAGGGGCAATTATCTGCCTCTGGTAGGCCCAAGTAGAGCCGCTCGACGAGAGAATGCCCTGCCCAAGCAATGCTCCCCTGTCCTTTGAGAGATAGGAAGGCTTTCCAAGGGCCGGTGATGTGCACACGCTCAGTTCCTTCACCAGCTCCACATCACTTATCGACAAGAACTGTATGTGCCCGGATGAATAAATGAAGTTGGGTCCTGCCAACAACATGCCGGCATAAACTCTTTCACAATGGGGAACGCAGTTCAAGAGTCAGGTGGTGCAAGAAGGATCCATTATcgtcattttaaaagaaatattttccgTATCTCATTTGCACACATCTCTGTTAGGTACGCTTTACGGACCATGAGAAGTTTTCAGTCACATGAGCGATAATATCGATCACGTGACACTTTTCGACATTCGGTCACTCTAGATAACTTATGCAGTAAGCATCGGGCAATCCACCGTGCAAGCATAGGAATTTCTCTAATGAGGATTACAGACATGTCCAGTGCTTGAACATTCATATGTCTGAAAGGGTCATTGCCTCCTGATGGAATCAAGTCAACGAAGTTGCAGAGTGAGAAGGGTGGAGACGGTCAAACTGTCAAATGCCACCGTCCTGACCGTTCGTGTTCCACAACAAGCACAAAATCCCAGAGTTCAGCAAGAAGTCCAAACGTTTTTACCAATCGGAAAGAGACCCCAAGCAACAATCATGGAGATCAGGCGATGAATGAAAAAGAGACAAGACCCAGACAAACATTTCCCTGCAACTTGGGCTCGGCAAATCACAAACTCCTTTTCTTGGAAGATCGGGAgaaagaaaacagaggaaaaacaGAGTACCGTATTGTGCTCGCCATTCTTGCAAGTGCGCGAACAGGCGCGAAGGCCAGGCGTGAGTGAGACCGCCATCTTTGCGGGACTCTCGAGCTCTCCGGGCTACGTCAGCTTGGATCCTCTGGATGTCCGGGATGTTCCCGAGAAGGAGATGAGAAGGAGGGGGTCCCTCTATTCCTTGCCTCCGAAGCTCTGATCTGAGCCTCCTGGGTCTCCATACGAACAATCTGTACGCGTGCACCAGGACGAGCCCGAGCATGCCCAGAACCAATGTCGAAGCCATCTTTGCCATCGCCATGGAAGCAGTGGACGCTGCTGGTTCATCAGCTGCCATGGCGCCTTCTCTGTTCTTGTTTCGGTTTGacgattcttcttcctctcgtgGCTTCTCGGGGAGGAGTCTTGCTAGTTGATGAGTTGGTATAATGTCTAGATCGCTGTAAAGTGGGAACATAAAATATCTTGCGTTTTTGTAGTAATTTGTCCCTTTTCCCTTTAGATGAAACGATAACTACAGAGAGTACAGAATACTGACGTCCAAAAGCAAGaatcaatattttaattttagggTATGCTTATTTACTATAGTCGGAATATAATAAACGAACACAATTTCATTGGTCTGCTTGGTGGAAACATGAGCTCCACTTTTTTATGTTAgtttaaattaaacatgtacgATTGGAATGTGATCTTGAAATCGCAAATTCAACATCAAAATGAAGCAGCCAATGAAATTCTGTAGTGCTCTCTGTAGTTTGGCAAAATTGTGCTGTGCCTTCGTTGCTTCAATAGAGGGAAGCTCGACTTGAACGTAACAGGAACCGGTCCTTCTTATCGTGAAGACTGCTTTCGAGGATTTCGGTTTTGATAGATGGAGACGAGATGGCTGTTTCAAGGTTGGAAGAGTGTTGTAAATTGGGCACAATGTTTGAATAAAATCAAGATCTTGAGTTTCTGACAGCTTAATTTGTGCGAATCGAGGTTTGCAACCTAAGGAGCAACCTTGTTGGAGAAAACAAATGTAACGCAGTTTCTGATGTTGTCGCGTGCTTATCTTTGTTATAGCTAGAGCAGAGGTGATACACTGCACCTgaccttttttctttaaaagattgCAGAATGTTGAATGCATACAGACTTATCTGAACCCACTACCGAAGGGGTAATAAGAAAAGGATTGGAAGAAAACAAGTGAGGCTTAGAACTTCTCGGTGGAACTGGAAATTTCGGTGCCAAATTCTTTTAATGATTATAAGTAGACTTCAAAAGTAAACTTCGAACAAGACACTACCTTCAATGAGGGCATCTACATCATTAATCTGTATTAAAAATTTTGCTTGGAATGCTCTTTTATGCAGTCACAAAGAGGGTTCACAGAATTCGTGCATAATTCAATTATACTATCTAAAGGCACAGTTCAAGTTTTTCCGAGGAATTTGATGGTGAATCAATGTCATCTTGGCAGTTTTCGGCAACTAGAAATATACATTTCAAAACATTCAATTTCCAAGAGAGACCACTTCCAGGATATGTTTGCAAGTGACAAGGACACTGTTTTCGTCACAAAAACCAAGCTTTGAGATCTCTCAAACTTTCCTCACATGGAGGATGACCCCATCTCCTGGTTCAACAACCAGCCTAAATGCTGGAGAATGGCGAAAGTGAAAACGAGAACTTGGTGAGAATGAGCAACAAGATCACCTTCAATTCCGCCAGGGCAAAGTGCTGCCCTGCACAGATCCGAGGTCCCGAACCAAAGGGCATGTATGCATGAGCAGATTTACAGGCTCCAGAGATTCCTTGTGCAAATCTCTCCGGCTGAAACTTTCCAGCATCGGTCCCCCATATTTCAGGAAGCCGGTGCAGAATGTGGATCGGAATCTGGATGTTTGAGCCTTGTGGAATCAGAAGTCCCTTAAATTCAATGTCCTCGAAGGCTTCTCTCATGCTGAACACCGCAGGTGTATAGAGTCGCAAAGTCTCATGAATTACCATGGTTAGCTGCTAACAGTCGTTAAAGATTGTCAGGAACTTGGGAATGAATTTGAAACACACATCAAgagggaaaaaaggggaaaaatgaagGAGCTTCAAATGCTTACAGGAATGCCCATTCAGAAACACGTCAGGACTATGATTACATGAAAACCTACTATACAAATTTCAGGCTTAGATGTTTTCTATCTAACAATCAATTCAGAATAAGCTTGAAAAGGTAATTTGGTACAGCATGGTAGTGTGTAAACGATATCCAAAAGGAAGTGAAATAATCGCCCAACACCCTATAGTTTCAGCCTTTCAGGCAGCAAGTGTAAGGTAAACCAATGTGACTCACTGTTTTCACGCCTTGGAGCTTATTAGAATCCAGAACGCCACAGCCAAAAATCTCAAGCACTACGGCACGAACTCTTGCTTGCCAGTGAGGATGAGCAGCTAACAGCACTAGGCACCAGGATACCGTGATAGCAGCGGTCTCGTAGCCAGCAAAGTATATGTTCTTGCAATTATCCATGATGAATTGCTCAGCGGAGATACTTGATGGTAGGCCCTCATTCTTGGCACCCTCGAGTATCACTTGTAAGAGGTCCTTCTCATGTGAGGCCTGCAATCGTTCTTTCACAACCTCTAGTATCATCGACCGAATCTGTTTGTCCAACTTCCAAATTTCTCTGTTGATTTTGGTTGGAAGGTATCTGAGATGTTTATTGACGAAGGGCTTAGGCTGGGATATGCTGGCATATACAGAAGTtggatgaaaacaaaaagaaccaTGTAGATACAAAGTTCCAATGACAAAACTTGAACATATTTGAGCACACATGGTTGTGAAGTTGATAAGGAATTCCCAAACAATCAGCAAAAATCAGCGAAGGCTTTTTCTTTGATCTGTAGTTAAGTCACAGATACTtcagaaaatgaaattacacTGGTCTTTTTAGATACAAAACTTTCATTTCTCGACAATTGAATTCATCATCACTCTTTATATGTAGTTAAGCAAAGCTCCCTGTCCTTTAGAGATAGGAAGGCTTTCCGAGGCCTGGCAATGTGCACACGCTCAGTTCCTTCACCAGCTCCACATTGCTTATCGACAAGAACTGTATGTGCCCAGATGAATAAATGAAGATGGGTCCTGCCAACAACATGCCGGCATAAACTCTTTCACAATGGTGAACACAGTTCAAGAGTCAAGTGGTGCAAGAAGGATCTATATCGTCAtcttaaaagaaatattttctgTATCTCATTTGCACATATCTCTGTTAGGTACGCTTTACAAACCATGAGAAGTTTTCAGTCACATGAGTGACAATATCGATCACGTGACACTTTTCGATATTCGGTCACTGTAGCTAACTTATGCAGCAAGCATCGGGCAATTGACCGCGCTAGCACAGGAATTTCTCTAATGAGGAATTGTTCCACGCAAGTACAATTACAGACATGTCCAGTGcttgaacattcaaatgtctgaaagTGTCATTGCCTCCTGATGGATTCAAGTCAACGAAGTTGCAGACTGAGAAGGGTGGAGACGGTTAAACTGTCAAATGCCACCATCCTGACCGTTCGTGTTCCACAACAACCACAAAATCCCAGAGTTCAGCAAGAAGTCCAAACGTTTTTACCAATCGAAAACAGACCCCAAGCAGCAATCATGGAGATCAGTCGATGAATGAAAAGAGACAAGACCCAGACAAACATTTCCCAGCAACTTGGGCTCGGGCAAATCACAAACTCTTTTTCTTGGAAGatccgagagagagaaaacagaggaaaaacaGAGTACCGTATTGGGCTCGCCATTCTTGCAAGTACGCGAACAGGCGCGAAGGCCAGGCGTGAGA
Protein-coding regions in this window:
- the LOC120293553 gene encoding cytochrome c oxidase-assembly factor COX23, mitochondrial, with translation MASRASTPPYPSAARIADSPCYPQYAASLKCLEEFSPDKSKCQEHFFVYKECKKKEREARLERNRNRSFFS
- the LOC104441345 gene encoding cytochrome P450 714C2, producing the protein MAADEPAASTASMAMAKMASTLVLGMLGLVLVHAYRLFVWRPRRLRSELRRQGIEGPPPSHLLLGNIPDIQRIQADVARRARESRKDGGLTHAWPSRLFAHLQEWRAQYGPNFIYSSGHIQFLSISDVELVKELSVCTSPALGKPSYLSKDRGALLGQGILSSSGSTWAYQRQIIAPELYLDKVKGMVSLMVDSANLLMGSWESRIESGGGTAEIRIDDDLRSLSADIISRACFGSSYSRGKEIFLKLRELQRVMSHGSIGVPGMRYLPTKINREIWKLDKQIRLMILEAVKERAQASHEKDLLQVILEGANNVGLPPNISAEQFIVDNCKNIYFAGHETTAVTASWCLMLLAAHPHWQARVRAEVLEILGCGVLDSNKLRGMKTLSMVIHETLRLYPPAVFNVREALEDIEFKGLLIPQGLNIQIPIHILHQLPEIWGTDAAKFQPSDLHKESLEPVTLFRHTCPLVRDLGPVQDSTLPWQN
- the LOC104441346 gene encoding cytochrome P450 714C2 isoform X2 — encoded protein: MASPIRYLPTKINREIWKLDKQIRSMILEVVKERLQASHEKDLLQVILEGAKNEGLPSSISAEQFIMDNCKNIYFAGYETAAITVSWCLVLLAAHPHWQARVRAVVLEIFGCGVLDSNKLQGVKTLTMVIHETLRLYTPAVFSMREAFEDIEFKGLLIPQGSNIQIPIHILHRLPEIWGTDAGKFQPERFAQGISGACKSAHAYMPFGSGPRICAGQHFALAELKVILLLILTKFSFSLSPFSSI
- the LOC104441346 gene encoding cytochrome P450 714C2 isoform X1; the encoded protein is MCAQICSSFVIGTLYLHGSFCFHPTSVYASISQPKPFVNKHLRYLPTKINREIWKLDKQIRSMILEVVKERLQASHEKDLLQVILEGAKNEGLPSSISAEQFIMDNCKNIYFAGYETAAITVSWCLVLLAAHPHWQARVRAVVLEIFGCGVLDSNKLQGVKTLTMVIHETLRLYTPAVFSMREAFEDIEFKGLLIPQGSNIQIPIHILHRLPEIWGTDAGKFQPERFAQGISGACKSAHAYMPFGSGPRICAGQHFALAELKVILLLILTKFSFSLSPFSSI